The following are encoded together in the Methanosarcina flavescens genome:
- a CDS encoding adenylate kinase family protein, whose translation MLIGLTGTPGTGKTSVSRFLERKRHWKVIHLNDLIKEEHLYTEIDKERDAVIADMELIRQRLAEIISGKENEVIILESHLAHYIADTVIVLRLYPPELKMRLETRGYSEEKIKENVEAEALDVILVEAFEWCEEVFEINTTGKSIEEAGQDIEKIIEHILNGSEEELLEYRPGSIDWIDFAT comes from the coding sequence ATGTTAATAGGACTCACCGGTACACCGGGCACTGGAAAAACCTCAGTGAGCAGATTTCTTGAAAGAAAAAGGCACTGGAAAGTAATTCACCTTAACGACCTCATCAAAGAGGAGCACCTTTACACCGAGATTGATAAGGAAAGGGACGCTGTCATTGCAGATATGGAACTTATCAGGCAGCGTCTTGCAGAGATTATTAGTGGAAAGGAAAATGAGGTAATAATTCTTGAGAGCCATCTTGCTCATTACATTGCGGACACTGTAATTGTACTCAGGTTATATCCTCCTGAACTAAAAATGAGGTTGGAAACACGTGGCTATTCTGAAGAGAAAATAAAGGAGAATGTTGAGGCTGAAGCTCTCGATGTAATTCTGGTTGAAGCCTTTGAATGGTGTGAAGAAGTTTTTGAAATCAATACGACAGGTAAAAGCATTGAGGAAGCGGGACAGGATATAGAAAAAATCATAGAGCACATTTTAAACGGTAGTGAAGAAGAACTATTAGAGTATAGACCTGGATCAATTGACTGGATTGACTTCGCTACTTGA
- a CDS encoding Ig-like domain-containing protein, whose amino-acid sequence MRKTMFKTICVITLVFFVMSMTGAAACSSCYKCKVKTDAVNDKFTLNCKSKSYCNNVLKNDKGCNLKVAKPGCFNTKLGGKICIQSNGKFCYTKPAKCTKACTDSFKYCVKGKDGRTDCATVTFNINCDSCSKCTFICAKNPTGSACKSCRC is encoded by the coding sequence ATGAGAAAAACCATGTTTAAGACAATTTGTGTTATCACGCTGGTCTTCTTTGTCATGTCTATGACAGGAGCAGCCGCGTGCTCCTCATGCTACAAGTGTAAGGTAAAAACAGATGCAGTAAATGATAAATTTACACTTAACTGTAAATCTAAATCTTACTGCAATAACGTGCTGAAGAATGACAAAGGATGCAACCTTAAAGTTGCTAAACCTGGATGTTTTAATACCAAACTGGGCGGTAAGATCTGTATTCAGAGTAATGGTAAATTCTGCTACACAAAGCCAGCAAAATGCACTAAAGCTTGTACTGACAGTTTCAAATACTGTGTAAAGGGTAAAGATGGAAGAACCGATTGTGCAACAGTTACGTTTAATATCAACTGCGACAGCTGCTCAAAGTGCACTTTTATCTGTGCAAAGAACCCCACTGGTTCAGCATGCAAAAGTTGCAGGTGCTAA
- a CDS encoding nicotinamide-nucleotide adenylyltransferase, whose protein sequence is MVRAFYIGRFQPYHFGHHAIIKQIAEEVDELVIGIGSAQKSHESTDPFTAGERVLMLYNALENLPIRHYVLPIEDVRYNSIWVHHVASRTPNFQVVYSNNPLVIQLFREAGFCVKESPLYVRERYSGTEIRRRMVAGEKWEHLVPKPIVEVIREIDGVTRLRNVSASDSNSSL, encoded by the coding sequence ATGGTGCGAGCTTTTTATATTGGACGTTTTCAACCGTATCATTTCGGGCACCATGCTATAATTAAGCAGATTGCGGAAGAAGTTGACGAACTGGTCATAGGCATAGGAAGCGCCCAGAAAAGCCACGAATCCACTGATCCTTTTACGGCAGGGGAAAGAGTGTTGATGCTGTACAATGCGCTTGAAAATCTCCCTATCCGGCACTATGTTCTCCCCATTGAAGATGTCAGGTACAATTCTATCTGGGTTCATCACGTTGCATCCCGAACGCCAAATTTTCAAGTAGTGTACTCAAACAATCCGCTTGTTATTCAACTCTTCCGGGAAGCCGGGTTTTGCGTAAAAGAATCCCCCCTTTATGTCCGGGAGAGATACTCAGGCACGGAGATCCGGAGGCGGATGGTTGCAGGGGAGAAATGGGAACACCTTGTTCCAAAGCCTATTGTGGAAGTTATAAGGGAAATTGACGGAGTAACTCGCTTGAGGAATGTTTCTGCCAGTGATAGTAATTCCTCGCTATGA
- the fpoF gene encoding F420H2 dehydrogenase subunit FpoF — translation MPPKIAEVIEHDICAACGACEAVCPIGAVTVKKAAEIRDPNDLNLYEKGAGYLVCEGCLICSRICPVVDGFIENELANVRKFFAARSKDSAGSQDGGVASGILKTLFNLDKIDCAVGITRNEKWEPEVVLLTSAEDVERTRGTKYTSDPVVAALREAFEKYDRIAVVGVPCQAHSAKLIRDNVSEKIVLIIGLLCMESFHQDVMLGKIIPEIMKVKIEDVTKMEFTKGKFWVYTSDGEVHTVPIKVVAKYARNPCHHCCDYTSVFADISIGSVGAPDGWNSVFIRTEIGEKYFDMVRDEMEIMEDPKPGLELVGKLIDMKRKNNAEHFAEVCKEFTFETGIRNEVV, via the coding sequence ATGCCACCAAAGATTGCAGAAGTCATTGAACATGACATATGCGCAGCCTGCGGGGCATGCGAGGCCGTATGTCCCATAGGGGCTGTAACTGTAAAGAAGGCGGCAGAAATTCGTGATCCGAATGATCTAAATCTTTATGAGAAAGGAGCTGGATATCTGGTTTGTGAAGGTTGTTTAATCTGCAGCAGAATCTGTCCGGTAGTAGACGGTTTCATTGAGAATGAGCTTGCAAATGTACGCAAGTTTTTTGCCGCCAGATCTAAGGACAGTGCCGGTAGCCAGGATGGAGGAGTAGCCAGCGGCATCCTGAAAACTCTTTTCAATCTGGATAAGATAGATTGCGCCGTCGGAATTACTCGAAACGAGAAATGGGAACCTGAAGTAGTTCTATTAACAAGTGCTGAAGACGTCGAGAGGACAAGAGGGACCAAGTATACCTCTGACCCGGTCGTTGCAGCTCTCAGAGAAGCCTTCGAAAAATATGACCGGATTGCTGTTGTCGGTGTGCCCTGCCAGGCTCATTCTGCAAAACTTATCCGTGATAACGTAAGCGAAAAAATTGTACTTATTATTGGATTACTCTGTATGGAAAGTTTTCATCAAGATGTAATGCTTGGAAAGATAATTCCTGAGATCATGAAAGTAAAGATCGAGGATGTCACGAAGATGGAGTTCACCAAAGGTAAATTCTGGGTCTATACCAGTGACGGCGAGGTTCACACTGTACCTATCAAGGTTGTGGCCAAATATGCACGGAATCCCTGTCATCACTGCTGTGACTACACTTCGGTCTTTGCCGATATTTCAATAGGTTCTGTCGGAGCTCCAGATGGGTGGAACTCGGTCTTCATAAGAACAGAGATCGGAGAGAAATACTTCGATATGGTCCGTGATGAGATGGAAATTATGGAAGACCCCAAGCCAGGTCTCGAACTTGTCGGAAAGCTTATTGATATGAAGCGCAAAAACAATGCTGAACATTTTGCGGAAGTATGTAAGGAGTTCACCTTTGAGACAGGTATCCGTAACGAAGTAGTCTAA
- the mer gene encoding 5,10-methylenetetrahydromethanopterin reductase, which translates to MKFGIEFVPSDPALKIAYYAKLSEQQGFDYVWITDHYNNRDVYSTLTVLALNTNSIKIGSGVTNSYTRNPAITASSIASIAEISGGRAVLGLGPGDKATFDAMGIAWEKPLATTREAIQAIRAFISGQKVSMDGEMVKFAGAKLAFKVGDVPIYMGAQGPKMLELAGEVADGVLINASHPKDFEVAVEQIKKGAAKAGRDPKEVDVTAYACFSIDKDPAKAVNAAKVVVAFIVAGSPDLVLERHGIPVEAKSQIGAAIAKGDFGALMGGLVTPQMIEAFSICGTPEDCMKRIRDLEAIGVTQIVAGSPIGPDKEKAIKLIGKEIIAKM; encoded by the coding sequence ATGAAGTTCGGAATTGAATTTGTGCCGAGCGATCCTGCCTTAAAGATCGCATATTACGCAAAGCTCTCAGAACAGCAGGGATTCGACTATGTCTGGATCACTGACCATTACAACAACCGTGATGTGTACTCCACTCTCACCGTTCTGGCTCTTAACACCAACAGTATAAAGATCGGTTCCGGTGTTACAAATTCCTACACCAGAAACCCCGCAATAACAGCATCCAGCATTGCCTCAATTGCTGAAATTTCAGGTGGAAGGGCAGTCCTCGGTCTCGGTCCAGGAGACAAGGCAACCTTCGATGCCATGGGCATTGCATGGGAGAAACCTCTTGCAACCACCAGAGAAGCTATTCAGGCAATCAGAGCTTTCATCTCAGGCCAGAAGGTATCTATGGATGGGGAAATGGTTAAGTTCGCAGGTGCAAAGCTTGCCTTTAAAGTTGGAGACGTTCCCATTTACATGGGTGCCCAAGGTCCCAAGATGCTCGAACTTGCCGGTGAGGTTGCAGATGGCGTCCTTATCAATGCATCCCACCCGAAGGACTTCGAAGTTGCTGTCGAGCAGATCAAGAAAGGAGCTGCAAAGGCAGGCCGTGACCCGAAAGAAGTCGATGTTACAGCATACGCCTGCTTCTCAATTGACAAAGACCCTGCAAAGGCAGTCAATGCTGCAAAAGTCGTTGTTGCATTCATTGTTGCAGGTTCCCCTGACCTTGTTCTTGAGCGCCATGGAATTCCAGTCGAAGCCAAGAGCCAGATAGGTGCAGCAATTGCCAAGGGAGACTTCGGAGCTCTCATGGGCGGACTCGTAACCCCTCAGATGATTGAGGCCTTTTCTATCTGCGGAACTCCTGAAGACTGCATGAAGAGAATCAGGGACCTTGAAGCAATCGGAGTTACCCAGATTGTTGCCGGATCTCCGATCGGTCCTGATAAAGAAAAAGCAATAAAGCTTATAGGTAAAGAAATCATTGCAAAGATGTAA
- a CDS encoding right-handed parallel beta-helix repeat-containing protein, whose product MLKRQLGTLFLVTCFILITVPASLGAASTQSSKVVTVAGDGSGDYNVDGKADDVEINQALEFAANNPGTTVHLKGPFTYDISDSLRIGSSTVLEGDSNVTIKLAKGLPLWGSRESSIAEKKAMLMIRGSSANDITIKGFTVDGSQSDYYPNVRLGTSSYNMATLISVNGLTIQDMTFQNGCNDAMLISKSSNIMIDTVTVNKCGHDGVYAYHVNGITVKNSKFINRTNSSVRFDSVTNGVMTNNDCTTSGGGYAGLELQGTLKNIEASGNYFHDLPSPAVVRLNTKETNVNIHDNRIENCG is encoded by the coding sequence ATGCTTAAAAGACAACTAGGAACCCTATTCCTGGTAACATGCTTTATTTTAATAACCGTACCGGCTTCTTTAGGCGCTGCGAGTACACAGAGTTCAAAGGTAGTAACTGTTGCAGGAGACGGAAGTGGAGACTATAATGTTGATGGGAAAGCCGACGACGTTGAGATTAACCAGGCTCTCGAATTTGCCGCAAATAACCCGGGCACAACTGTCCACCTTAAAGGTCCATTTACATACGATATAAGCGATTCACTCAGAATCGGTAGCAGCACAGTCCTTGAAGGAGACTCCAATGTAACAATTAAGCTTGCCAAAGGACTACCTCTCTGGGGCAGCCGCGAGAGCAGCATTGCAGAAAAGAAAGCCATGCTTATGATTAGAGGCAGTTCTGCAAACGACATTACAATTAAAGGTTTTACTGTTGATGGCAGTCAGTCAGACTATTATCCTAATGTCAGGCTTGGAACTTCCTCCTACAATATGGCAACACTCATAAGCGTTAATGGGTTAACAATTCAGGACATGACATTCCAGAACGGGTGTAACGACGCCATGCTTATCTCAAAATCCAGCAACATCATGATCGACACAGTAACTGTAAACAAGTGTGGTCACGATGGTGTGTATGCCTATCATGTAAACGGCATTACAGTTAAGAACTCTAAATTTATTAACCGGACTAATTCGTCCGTTCGGTTCGATTCCGTTACCAATGGTGTAATGACAAACAATGATTGTACTACATCTGGTGGTGGATACGCTGGTTTGGAATTACAGGGAACTCTTAAGAACATAGAAGCCTCTGGTAACTATTTCCATGACTTGCCTTCCCCTGCAGTAGTACGCTTAAACACAAAAGAAACTAATGTAAATATCCACGACAACAGAATTGAAAACTGTGGATAA
- a CDS encoding DUF2180 family protein, which translates to MKCYECEREGKNTDAVGICIVCGRGVCKEHLIHEETPAWEGDYPIKLKPDLEHIKRIVCVPCHQALKENCLFNEVC; encoded by the coding sequence ATGAAATGCTATGAATGTGAAAGAGAAGGTAAAAATACTGATGCCGTTGGAATTTGCATTGTCTGTGGAAGAGGGGTTTGCAAAGAGCATCTTATTCATGAAGAAACTCCTGCCTGGGAGGGAGATTATCCTATCAAGCTAAAGCCCGACCTCGAGCATATTAAACGGATTGTGTGTGTTCCCTGTCATCAAGCCCTGAAGGAAAACTGTCTATTTAACGAGGTATGTTGA
- a CDS encoding DUF2180 family protein, giving the protein MLKCYDCFEKSKDIEAVGVCIVCGKGLCMEHIKEVEFPMKGGYPLPNLNLKKGLPRMMCRECIDSVFGEDMCV; this is encoded by the coding sequence ATGCTGAAATGTTACGATTGCTTTGAAAAGAGTAAAGACATTGAAGCCGTTGGTGTATGCATTGTTTGCGGGAAAGGTTTATGTATGGAACATATTAAAGAGGTTGAGTTTCCCATGAAAGGGGGATATCCGCTGCCTAATTTGAATCTAAAAAAAGGGCTTCCCAGGATGATGTGCCGCGAATGTATAGACTCTGTTTTTGGCGAAGATATGTGCGTATGA
- a CDS encoding flavodoxin family protein produces MQETEARPIRILGISGSPRNMATDFLVREALKIAEEKYGAETDYFSARGKKLNFCIHCDFCIRTKEGCVHKDDISAELYDKMIWADAWIIGTPVYQGTLSAQTKTIMDRCRAVLAQNPRIFLNKVGMGIADGGDRMGGQEPAIQTILNFYVINEMIPVGGGSFGANLGGTFWSKDKGAEGVSEDSEGMRSLRKTLKKLIQTTQLVRRASSEKSEP; encoded by the coding sequence ATGCAAGAAACCGAAGCCAGACCGATAAGGATTCTCGGAATATCCGGAAGTCCCAGGAATATGGCGACTGATTTTCTGGTCCGGGAAGCACTTAAGATTGCAGAGGAGAAATATGGAGCAGAAACCGATTACTTTTCTGCCAGAGGAAAAAAGCTGAACTTTTGCATCCACTGCGACTTCTGTATAAGAACAAAGGAAGGCTGCGTTCATAAGGATGATATCTCAGCTGAACTTTATGACAAAATGATCTGGGCAGACGCCTGGATTATTGGAACTCCGGTTTATCAGGGAACATTGAGTGCTCAAACCAAAACAATAATGGATAGATGCAGAGCCGTACTTGCCCAAAATCCCAGAATTTTTTTGAATAAAGTAGGGATGGGCATAGCAGACGGAGGAGACAGGATGGGGGGACAGGAGCCGGCAATCCAGACTATCCTGAACTTTTATGTGATCAATGAAATGATACCTGTGGGAGGGGGCTCTTTCGGAGCTAACCTGGGTGGAACGTTCTGGTCAAAGGACAAAGGAGCGGAAGGAGTATCTGAGGATTCTGAAGGCATGAGAAGCCTCAGAAAAACCCTGAAAAAGCTTATCCAGACAACCCAACTTGTAAGAAGAGCTTCTTCAGAAAAATCCGAACCCTGA
- the afpA gene encoding archaeoflavoprotein AfpA translates to MVGSLNKEIKRIAWGITGSGDQMIETYSILVDIKNRSGVETMVFLSKEGETVMKWYHLWDKIQTDFPNFKVDAGPNSPFIAGPLQMGYYDFLLIAPATANTVAKIVYGIADTLVTNAVSQTAKGETPIFILPVDQKRGSVKTAAPSGRAFELTMREVDVTNSEKLARMENITVLSSPFEIYDIFGLERPTEDITVKVRERKKAKIKKETGM, encoded by the coding sequence TTGGTGGGATCTTTAAATAAGGAAATTAAGCGAATAGCATGGGGAATAACAGGTTCGGGAGACCAGATGATTGAGACCTACAGTATTCTGGTAGATATTAAGAACCGATCAGGGGTTGAAACGATGGTTTTTCTCTCCAAAGAGGGCGAAACCGTGATGAAATGGTATCATCTCTGGGATAAAATCCAGACCGATTTTCCTAACTTCAAAGTCGATGCAGGTCCCAACTCCCCATTTATTGCAGGCCCGCTGCAGATGGGATATTACGATTTCCTGCTGATAGCCCCAGCAACTGCCAATACCGTGGCAAAGATAGTGTACGGGATTGCAGACACCCTTGTTACAAATGCGGTTTCTCAGACTGCAAAAGGAGAAACACCAATTTTCATACTGCCTGTAGACCAGAAAAGGGGGAGTGTAAAAACCGCTGCTCCCAGTGGCAGAGCCTTTGAGCTTACTATGCGCGAAGTAGATGTTACAAATTCGGAAAAACTTGCACGGATGGAAAATATTACAGTGCTCTCAAGTCCCTTTGAGATCTATGATATCTTCGGACTTGAACGGCCTACTGAAGATATAACTGTGAAGGTGAGAGAGCGAAAGAAAGCTAAAATTAAGAAAGAAACCGGGATGTAA
- a CDS encoding cyclase family protein: protein MGGFILRQFFDVSLPITEEMVVYPGKPSPSIQRYASVPRDNVNESTLTLGSHTGTHVESRLHLRDGRESVADLPLDHFYGKCKVFDLVHVENEIHRQDLETFEIQPGDIVLLKTRNSTLGYVKFLENYVHLKMDAAEYLVNAGVKTLGFDYLSVKKPDGDDEVREILINNTTLFLGLSLAGVQEGEYTFLGLPLRINTDGAPARVILVKE from the coding sequence GTGGGGGGTTTCATTCTGCGTCAGTTTTTCGATGTCTCATTGCCTATTACAGAAGAAATGGTTGTATATCCGGGAAAGCCGTCGCCCTCTATTCAGAGGTATGCTTCTGTCCCGAGAGATAATGTAAATGAATCTACTCTGACTCTGGGAAGCCATACAGGTACTCATGTAGAATCCAGACTTCATCTTCGGGATGGAAGAGAAAGTGTTGCTGACTTGCCTCTTGATCACTTTTATGGAAAATGCAAGGTTTTTGATCTTGTCCATGTGGAGAACGAAATCCACAGGCAGGACCTTGAAACGTTTGAAATACAGCCAGGAGACATAGTGCTTCTCAAGACCAGGAACTCAACTCTGGGATATGTTAAGTTCCTTGAGAACTATGTGCACCTTAAAATGGACGCAGCTGAATACCTCGTCAATGCCGGAGTTAAAACCCTCGGCTTTGACTACCTGAGCGTTAAAAAGCCTGACGGGGACGATGAAGTCCGTGAAATACTTATAAATAATACAACTTTGTTTTTAGGACTCAGCCTTGCCGGTGTTCAGGAAGGGGAATATACATTCTTAGGTCTGCCTCTCCGTATAAACACGGACGGAGCTCCGGCTAGAGTAATACTTGTTAAAGAGTAA
- a CDS encoding isocitrate/isopropylmalate family dehydrogenase, with protein sequence MKLAIIEGDGIGREVIPAAVKVLDAFGLEFEFEKVPLELGYTRWEKTGTAMSSDDLETIKGCDAVLFGAVTTVPDPSYKSVLLTIRKELDLYANIRPVKPLPGITGVTGRNDFDFIIVRENAEGLYSGIEEIGSELSWTKRIITRKGSERIAEYACKLAKRRKNRLTIVHKSNVLKSDKLFLDICRQTAAAHGVEYEDTLVDSMAYSLMMHPERYDVVVTTNLFGDILSDMCAALVGSLGLVPSANIGDKYAFFEPVHGSAPDIAGKCVADPLAAILCVKMLLEWMKEARFRIIDEAIAHVLQQKIITPDLGGAASTMEVGNAVAEYVRRNL encoded by the coding sequence ATGAAACTGGCTATAATCGAAGGTGATGGGATCGGCAGGGAAGTAATCCCTGCAGCTGTTAAAGTCCTTGATGCTTTCGGGCTTGAGTTTGAGTTTGAGAAAGTACCTCTGGAGCTCGGCTACACTCGATGGGAAAAAACAGGGACTGCAATGTCGAGTGACGATCTGGAGACTATAAAAGGGTGCGATGCGGTCCTTTTTGGAGCAGTTACCACTGTGCCGGACCCAAGTTACAAAAGTGTGCTTCTGACCATCCGAAAGGAACTGGATCTTTATGCCAATATCAGGCCTGTAAAACCTCTTCCCGGCATAACAGGAGTTACCGGGAGAAATGACTTCGATTTTATTATTGTAAGGGAAAACGCTGAAGGGTTATACTCTGGGATTGAGGAAATAGGGTCTGAGCTTTCCTGGACAAAACGAATCATCACACGAAAAGGCTCTGAGCGAATTGCTGAATACGCCTGTAAGCTTGCAAAGAGGAGGAAGAACAGGCTTACAATTGTTCATAAATCCAATGTCCTAAAATCTGACAAACTTTTCCTTGATATCTGCAGGCAGACTGCTGCTGCTCACGGAGTAGAGTATGAGGATACACTGGTTGACTCAATGGCTTACAGCCTTATGATGCATCCTGAAAGATACGACGTTGTGGTTACAACGAACCTCTTCGGAGATATCCTGAGTGATATGTGTGCAGCTCTTGTAGGAAGTCTCGGCCTTGTCCCAAGCGCCAATATAGGAGATAAATATGCCTTCTTCGAACCAGTGCACGGAAGCGCACCTGATATTGCTGGTAAGTGCGTTGCAGATCCGCTTGCTGCAATTCTCTGCGTAAAAATGCTGCTGGAGTGGATGAAGGAAGCAAGATTCCGGATTATAGACGAGGCGATAGCCCATGTGCTTCAACAGAAAATTATCACTCCTGACCTCGGAGGAGCTGCCAGCACAATGGAAGTCGGAAACGCGGTTGCGGAATATGTGAGGAGAAATCTGTAA
- a CDS encoding manganese efflux pump MntP, with protein sequence MSFLTNFLLGLGLAMDAFAVSMSSGTTIRPFRLNDALKLALFFGGFQAFMPVMGWLGGSAVSGFVSDYAPWIAFGLLAFIGGKMIYEALYGDPEGKVSSLNYSILFVLAVATSIDALAVGISFAFLNTPILEPVIIIGCVTFFMSFCGAVLGYRIGHFFEHEVEIIGGLILIGLGIKILVEHMLWI encoded by the coding sequence ATGTCTTTCTTGACTAATTTCCTTCTAGGACTTGGGCTTGCAATGGATGCATTTGCAGTTTCCATGTCCAGCGGCACCACAATAAGGCCTTTCCGGCTCAATGATGCGCTGAAGCTGGCTCTCTTTTTCGGGGGTTTTCAGGCTTTCATGCCTGTGATGGGCTGGCTTGGAGGGAGCGCAGTAAGCGGCTTTGTTTCAGACTATGCTCCATGGATTGCTTTTGGGCTTCTGGCCTTTATTGGAGGCAAAATGATTTACGAGGCTCTTTACGGAGATCCCGAAGGAAAGGTAAGCTCCCTTAATTACTCGATACTTTTTGTACTCGCAGTCGCTACAAGCATAGATGCCCTTGCTGTGGGGATAAGTTTCGCATTCCTAAATACGCCTATTCTTGAACCTGTAATTATAATAGGCTGTGTGACCTTTTTCATGTCTTTCTGCGGAGCAGTCCTTGGATACAGAATAGGCCATTTCTTTGAGCACGAAGTCGAGATTATAGGAGGCCTTATTCTTATCGGGCTCGGCATAAAAATCCTTGTCGAGCATATGCTCTGGATCTGA
- a CDS encoding DUF7714 family protein, with protein sequence MIFPDEYKNVGVTGSFCPGTEEPIYFLTDYLIVEKEDPLTDNSEYAIYRVKKSGEGLLRKVEALETIASGEEVVKYDQELNIKDRTLLIETAEKLCTEKVNTVIFTGVDRHVTFVHKPDLSGILELEILDVAPPYPSWLSLVVRKLEASGIFGDLQVRFIEKVIDLRQFEGKNTVFPCSASGLEGKCLDSDVLTENGHLLVGCEISKTLFEMRFPELEYSFVNICPFKSEIVMPSKPFITRCCRSENSGLVKISSFDGAVVHWGASEYQVAEAVRDLVNRLRQSSGDFNRHP encoded by the coding sequence ATGATTTTTCCTGATGAATACAAAAATGTGGGCGTTACAGGATCATTCTGCCCGGGCACAGAAGAGCCAATCTATTTCCTGACTGACTACCTAATTGTCGAAAAAGAAGACCCCCTGACCGACAACTCAGAGTATGCAATTTATCGTGTGAAAAAAAGCGGAGAGGGACTGCTCCGAAAGGTTGAAGCTCTTGAGACAATAGCCTCGGGAGAAGAAGTGGTGAAATATGATCAGGAACTGAATATAAAAGACCGCACGCTCCTGATAGAAACTGCCGAGAAACTCTGTACCGAAAAAGTGAACACGGTAATTTTCACAGGTGTGGATAGGCATGTTACTTTTGTCCATAAGCCTGACCTCTCCGGCATCCTTGAACTCGAAATCCTTGATGTTGCCCCTCCTTATCCTTCCTGGCTTTCCCTGGTTGTTCGAAAACTTGAAGCCAGCGGAATCTTCGGGGATCTGCAGGTCAGGTTTATTGAAAAGGTGATTGATCTAAGGCAATTTGAAGGGAAAAACACTGTTTTCCCATGCAGTGCATCTGGGCTGGAAGGAAAATGCCTGGATTCGGATGTACTAACGGAGAACGGACATCTACTGGTAGGGTGCGAGATTTCAAAAACCCTTTTTGAGATGCGCTTTCCTGAGCTTGAGTATTCCTTTGTAAATATCTGTCCTTTTAAATCTGAGATAGTTATGCCCTCAAAACCTTTCATTACGCGTTGCTGCAGGTCTGAGAACTCAGGGCTTGTAAAGATCTCGAGTTTTGATGGTGCTGTAGTTCACTGGGGAGCATCGGAATACCAAGTTGCTGAGGCTGTCAGAGACCTCGTAAACAGGTTAAGGCAGAGTTCAGGGGATTTTAACCGCCATCCTTGA
- the hacB gene encoding homoaconitase small subunit codes for MMENPIIGRVWKFGDDIDTDAIIPGKYLRTKDMQMFAAHAMEGIDPEFAKKVNPGDIIVAGSNFGCGSSREQAPLALKHAGIACVVAKSFARIFFRNAINVGLPLIEADIECQEGDEIRVDLLKGEVTVPGKGTFTGNKLPDFLLQILADGGLVAHRKKVQSEQKE; via the coding sequence ATGATGGAAAATCCCATAATAGGCCGAGTATGGAAATTTGGAGACGATATCGATACGGATGCGATTATTCCCGGAAAATACCTGCGGACCAAGGATATGCAGATGTTTGCAGCTCATGCAATGGAAGGTATTGATCCGGAATTTGCAAAAAAGGTAAACCCAGGTGATATTATTGTGGCAGGCAGCAACTTCGGTTGTGGTTCCTCACGAGAACAGGCTCCACTCGCTCTAAAACATGCGGGCATTGCCTGTGTAGTCGCAAAATCTTTTGCAAGGATCTTTTTCCGAAATGCAATCAATGTGGGTCTGCCTCTAATAGAAGCAGATATTGAATGTCAGGAAGGTGACGAGATCAGGGTCGACCTTTTAAAAGGCGAGGTTACAGTTCCAGGAAAAGGTACTTTCACTGGAAACAAATTACCAGATTTCCTGCTCCAGATACTGGCTGATGGCGGGCTTGTAGCTCACAGGAAAAAAGTCCAGAGTGAGCAAAAGGAATAA